The Pontibacter pudoricolor genome contains a region encoding:
- a CDS encoding methyltransferase, translating to MKQEFNAAYWQQRYQDNQTGWDAQTITTPLKTYFDQLTNKDLRILIPGCGNAYEAEYLVNSGFKNVFVADVAPAPLENFARRVQNFPKEQLLLQNFFDLQGQYDLIVEQTFFCAIAPDLRAAYARKCAELLVPGGKVIGLLFDTNFTHEGPPFGGSAEEYRQYFEPYFLFRHFGRAYNSIPPRQGRELFINLQKK from the coding sequence ATGAAACAAGAATTTAATGCTGCCTACTGGCAACAACGCTATCAGGATAACCAGACCGGGTGGGACGCGCAAACTATAACGACACCCCTTAAAACGTATTTCGACCAGCTTACAAACAAAGACCTGCGCATTTTAATACCTGGTTGCGGAAATGCCTACGAAGCTGAATATTTAGTTAACAGCGGCTTTAAAAATGTATTTGTGGCCGATGTGGCTCCTGCGCCCCTCGAAAATTTTGCCAGGCGTGTGCAGAACTTCCCTAAAGAGCAGCTGTTATTACAGAATTTTTTTGACCTGCAAGGGCAGTATGATCTCATAGTTGAACAAACGTTTTTCTGTGCTATTGCGCCAGACCTGCGCGCCGCTTATGCACGGAAATGCGCTGAACTTTTGGTACCGGGCGGGAAAGTTATTGGCTTGCTGTTCGATACTAACTTTACACACGAAGGCCCTCCGTTTGGTGGATCAGCTGAAGAGTACAGGCAGTATTTTGAGCCGTATTTTCTTTTCAGGCATTTCGGGAGGGCATACAATTCCATCCCCCCAAGGCAGGGCAGAGAGCTTTTCATCAATCTGCAGAAGAAATAA
- the cphA gene encoding cyanophycin synthetase — MKIVDLRVMRGPNYWSVKHPKIIVLKLDLEEQSDVLTNQLPDFYSRLRKMFPGMLSHRSSEGVEGGFFKTIEEGTTFGHVVQHMALELQTMAGMDSGFGRCYPTRNSHEVYVIFSYQEERAGEYAAYAAVRITEALIKGEKYKLWDDLERLHEIREAEYFGPSTYAIVTEAVSRGIPYIRLDRHSLIQLGYGKYQKRIQATLTCGTACFAVEIAGDKNATKDMLSDAGIPVPKGTTVYSQEELRRAVTWLGFPLVIKPLDGNHGKGATINITNLNDAKKGFLEARKYSQAVMVEQYITGFDFRLLVINGKFVAAAKRTPAMVVGDGVSTIKQLIDKENKDPRRGIGHEKVLTRIKIDKHTQALLKSMELKTQSVVPEGYEVYLKSTANISTGGTATDVTDLVDPYNILMAERIAGIIGLDICGIDIMTTDIAIPLNEARGAVLEVNAAPGFRMHISPTYGLPRNVAEPVIDMLFPRGQPARIPIIAVTGTNGKTTTTRLIAHMVKHKGYQVGYTTTDGIYIQDKLLEKGDTTGSYSAEFVLKDPTVNFAVLECARGGLLRSGLGFQQCDIGIVTNVSSDHLGLRDIHTLEELAQVKAVIPKSVSPDGYAVLNADDDLVYAMADGLTCNVAFFSMDENNPRILKHIAKGGLAAVFENGYISIFKNSYKLRVDRVGDVPLTFGGRARFNIENILAATLAGYISHFDIEDIKTSLRTFIPSPAKTPGRMNLFKFPNFEVLVDYAHNVGGLKAIGQFIESLEVKHKVGIIAGVGDRRTEDFYELGQAAGNIFDEVIIRLDNDLRGKTADEITQPLINGIEDTNTGVKIELIPEEMRAIAYALERAEPGSFIAIFTEDISESVKMVEHFKVIQDRKMLVD; from the coding sequence ATGAAAATCGTTGATTTACGCGTGATGCGCGGACCTAACTACTGGTCTGTAAAGCATCCGAAGATTATAGTTCTGAAACTGGACCTGGAAGAACAGAGTGATGTTTTAACGAACCAACTACCTGATTTTTATAGCCGCCTCCGCAAAATGTTTCCCGGCATGTTGTCTCATCGCTCTTCAGAGGGTGTTGAGGGTGGTTTCTTTAAGACCATAGAAGAAGGTACTACCTTCGGGCATGTAGTGCAGCATATGGCCTTAGAACTGCAGACAATGGCAGGTATGGACAGTGGCTTTGGACGTTGCTACCCAACCCGTAACTCCCACGAGGTATACGTTATTTTCTCTTACCAGGAAGAAAGAGCAGGAGAATACGCCGCTTACGCTGCCGTGCGCATTACCGAAGCGCTTATAAAAGGTGAAAAGTATAAACTTTGGGATGACCTGGAAAGGCTGCATGAGATCCGTGAAGCTGAATATTTCGGACCAAGTACCTATGCTATAGTTACCGAAGCGGTAAGCCGCGGAATCCCTTACATCCGCCTTGATAGACACTCGCTGATACAACTGGGCTATGGGAAATACCAGAAGCGCATACAAGCTACCCTAACCTGCGGCACTGCCTGCTTTGCTGTAGAGATAGCCGGAGATAAGAATGCAACCAAAGATATGCTGAGCGATGCCGGCATACCTGTTCCGAAAGGCACCACAGTGTACTCACAGGAAGAGTTAAGGCGTGCAGTTACCTGGCTGGGTTTCCCGCTTGTTATAAAGCCCCTGGACGGGAACCATGGTAAGGGAGCAACCATCAATATCACGAACCTGAACGATGCTAAGAAAGGCTTCTTGGAAGCCCGTAAGTATTCTCAGGCCGTTATGGTAGAACAATATATTACCGGTTTCGATTTCAGGTTACTTGTAATAAACGGGAAGTTTGTAGCGGCAGCCAAGCGCACACCGGCTATGGTGGTAGGTGATGGTGTCTCAACTATAAAACAGCTGATTGATAAAGAAAACAAAGACCCACGACGAGGTATAGGCCACGAAAAGGTGCTTACCCGGATAAAAATAGATAAGCATACCCAGGCCCTGCTGAAAAGTATGGAGCTTAAAACTCAGTCGGTAGTGCCGGAAGGGTATGAAGTGTATTTGAAAAGTACAGCCAATATTAGCACTGGTGGTACTGCTACAGATGTTACGGACCTGGTTGACCCCTATAATATATTGATGGCGGAACGGATTGCCGGCATTATAGGCCTGGATATCTGCGGTATTGATATAATGACAACCGATATTGCCATACCGCTGAATGAGGCCCGTGGTGCGGTGCTGGAAGTAAATGCTGCTCCAGGTTTCAGAATGCACATTTCGCCTACCTATGGGTTGCCGCGCAATGTGGCCGAGCCTGTTATAGATATGCTTTTCCCGCGTGGTCAGCCGGCACGTATTCCGATTATAGCTGTAACTGGTACCAATGGTAAAACCACCACCACGCGTTTAATTGCCCACATGGTTAAGCATAAAGGTTACCAGGTTGGTTATACTACCACAGACGGTATTTATATACAGGATAAGTTGCTCGAGAAAGGCGATACAACAGGCTCTTACAGCGCTGAGTTTGTGCTGAAAGACCCGACCGTAAATTTCGCTGTGCTGGAATGTGCACGTGGCGGGTTGCTTCGATCCGGCCTGGGTTTCCAGCAATGCGATATTGGTATAGTTACCAACGTAAGCTCCGACCACCTGGGGCTCCGCGATATTCATACCCTGGAAGAACTGGCACAGGTTAAAGCAGTAATTCCTAAAAGTGTGAGCCCTGACGGCTATGCTGTACTGAATGCGGATGATGACCTGGTATATGCAATGGCTGATGGGTTAACCTGTAATGTAGCCTTCTTTAGCATGGACGAAAACAACCCGCGCATACTCAAGCATATAGCCAAAGGCGGTCTGGCAGCAGTGTTCGAGAACGGCTATATCTCCATATTTAAGAACAGCTATAAGCTGCGTGTGGACCGCGTGGGTGATGTTCCGCTCACGTTTGGTGGTCGTGCCAGGTTCAACATCGAAAATATACTGGCGGCTACTTTGGCAGGCTATATCTCACACTTCGATATCGAGGATATTAAGACTTCACTGAGAACTTTTATACCATCGCCGGCTAAAACTCCGGGTCGTATGAACCTGTTCAAGTTCCCGAATTTTGAGGTGCTGGTAGACTATGCCCATAACGTAGGAGGACTGAAAGCAATAGGGCAGTTTATTGAGAGCCTGGAAGTGAAGCATAAGGTTGGCATTATTGCCGGGGTAGGAGACCGACGCACCGAAGACTTTTATGAGCTCGGACAAGCCGCAGGAAATATTTTTGACGAAGTGATAATACGGCTTGATAATGACCTGCGCGGCAAGACCGCTGATGAGATCACACAGCCATTGATAAATGGTATAGAAGATACGAATACCGGCGTAAAGATTGAGCTTATACCAGAAGAAATGCGTGCTATTGCCTATGCCCTTGAGCGTGCAGAGCCTGGTTCTTTCATTGCAATTTTTACGGAAGATATTTCTGAATCAGTGAAGATGGTGGAGCATTTTAAAGTGATCCAGGACCGGAAAATGTTAGTTGATTAG
- a CDS encoding flavodoxin family protein, with protein MKAVILLGTLKKEGLSNTEVLSEFLSSVLKEHGIDCTIIKLVEHTILPGTYSNMGSGDQWPGILQKLLESDIIILATPIWWNNQSSEIQKVIERLDELHDEILEGKESRLRGKTGGIVITGDSDGAQHIIANISNFYNDMGILLPPFATLSVLWEKQKKGAETTREELMAKYKTDYSATAKKMVEQLKKYSKQEKEA; from the coding sequence ATGAAAGCAGTTATACTCCTGGGAACGCTGAAAAAAGAAGGCCTTTCCAACACTGAAGTTTTATCAGAATTTCTTTCTTCAGTTTTAAAGGAGCATGGCATAGACTGTACTATTATTAAACTGGTAGAGCATACTATACTTCCGGGAACTTATAGCAACATGGGTTCAGGAGATCAATGGCCGGGTATACTTCAGAAACTGTTGGAATCTGATATCATCATTTTAGCTACTCCTATCTGGTGGAATAACCAGTCATCGGAAATACAAAAGGTGATTGAACGACTGGATGAATTGCACGATGAAATACTGGAAGGAAAGGAGTCGAGGCTGCGCGGTAAAACCGGCGGTATTGTAATTACCGGTGATTCTGACGGAGCCCAGCATATTATTGCCAATATCAGTAACTTTTACAATGACATGGGTATACTGTTGCCCCCTTTTGCAACATTATCGGTGCTGTGGGAGAAGCAGAAGAAAGGTGCTGAAACGACGCGGGAGGAATTAATGGCGAAGTATAAAACTGATTATAGTGCAACAGCCAAGAAAATGGTAGAGCAACTGAAGAAATATAGCAAGCAGGAGAAAGAAGCTTAG
- the rpsA gene encoding 30S ribosomal protein S1 — protein sequence MSNSPENFDWDKFESQGFGGGYSKEEKAEMEKMYDDTLTTVQEQEVVKGTVVGITDRDVILNIGFKSDGLVATSEFRDLPDLKIGDEVEVFIEDQEDPNGQLILSRKKAKIVSAWAKIYDALENDNILEGIVKRRTKGGLIMDLYGVEAFLPGSQIDVKPIRDFDVFVGKKMEVKVVKINAAFDNVVVSHKVLIEKDLEQQRAAILNNLEKGQVLEGVIKNMTNFGVFIDLGGVDGLLHITDISWGRINHPEEVLQLDQKVQIVVLDFDEDKKRISLGMKQLTPHPWDALPAEIEVGSRVKGKIVNVADYGAFLELMPGVEGLIHVSEMSWSQHLRNPQDFIKQGDEVEAVVLTLDREERKMSLGIKQLTEDPWTKEDVLTKYAVGTKHTGVVRNLTNFGLFLELEEGVDGLVHVSDLSWTKKIKHPSEFVKVGENLDVVVLELDVPNRRLALGHKQLEENPWDTFESVFNIGSVHRASVLEKSERGAVLELPYGIEGFAFPKGLTKEDGSQVEAGESLDFRVTEFSKEDRKIILSHTSTHTESADAARVAKATKKAPAATGEKKEKAPKVQKEADKSTLGDLDALSALKEKMMDNEKEAGVKKLEAAAKKSKGSDEEASEEESNA from the coding sequence ATGAGTAATTCTCCAGAAAATTTCGATTGGGACAAGTTTGAGTCTCAAGGTTTCGGCGGCGGCTACAGCAAAGAAGAAAAAGCCGAAATGGAAAAAATGTATGACGACACCCTGACTACCGTACAGGAGCAGGAGGTTGTTAAAGGAACAGTTGTTGGTATCACTGATCGTGACGTGATCCTGAACATCGGTTTCAAATCAGACGGCTTGGTTGCTACTTCAGAATTCAGAGATCTGCCTGACCTGAAAATCGGTGACGAAGTTGAAGTATTTATTGAAGACCAGGAAGATCCGAACGGCCAGCTTATCTTATCCCGTAAGAAAGCGAAAATCGTTTCTGCCTGGGCTAAAATCTACGATGCACTTGAGAATGATAACATTCTGGAAGGTATCGTTAAGAGAAGAACCAAAGGTGGTCTTATCATGGACCTTTACGGTGTTGAAGCGTTCTTACCAGGTTCTCAGATCGACGTTAAGCCAATCCGCGACTTCGATGTGTTTGTAGGTAAGAAAATGGAAGTGAAAGTTGTGAAAATCAACGCCGCTTTCGACAACGTGGTTGTATCTCACAAAGTACTTATCGAGAAAGACCTGGAGCAGCAGCGTGCAGCCATCCTGAACAACCTGGAAAAAGGTCAGGTTCTGGAAGGTGTTATCAAGAACATGACAAACTTCGGTGTGTTCATCGACCTTGGTGGCGTAGACGGTCTGCTTCACATTACAGATATTTCATGGGGACGTATCAACCACCCGGAAGAAGTATTGCAGCTTGACCAGAAAGTACAGATCGTAGTTCTTGACTTTGATGAAGACAAGAAGCGTATCTCTCTTGGTATGAAGCAGCTTACTCCACATCCGTGGGATGCTCTTCCAGCTGAGATCGAAGTTGGTTCACGTGTTAAAGGTAAGATCGTAAACGTTGCTGATTACGGCGCGTTCCTTGAGCTTATGCCAGGTGTAGAAGGTCTTATCCACGTTTCTGAAATGTCATGGTCTCAGCACCTGCGCAACCCACAAGACTTCATTAAGCAAGGCGACGAGGTTGAAGCAGTTGTATTGACTCTTGACAGAGAAGAGCGCAAAATGTCTCTGGGCATTAAGCAGCTTACGGAAGATCCTTGGACAAAAGAAGATGTATTAACGAAATATGCAGTAGGCACCAAGCACACTGGCGTAGTTCGTAACCTTACAAACTTCGGTCTGTTCTTAGAGCTTGAAGAAGGTGTTGACGGTCTTGTACACGTTTCTGACCTTTCATGGACTAAGAAGATCAAGCATCCATCTGAGTTCGTTAAAGTTGGTGAAAACCTTGATGTAGTTGTTCTGGAGCTTGATGTTCCGAACAGAAGACTTGCATTAGGCCATAAGCAGCTGGAAGAGAACCCTTGGGATACTTTTGAATCTGTATTCAACATAGGATCTGTACACAGAGCTTCAGTTCTGGAGAAGTCTGAGCGTGGTGCAGTACTTGAGTTACCTTACGGTATCGAAGGTTTTGCTTTCCCGAAAGGCTTAACGAAAGAAGACGGTTCTCAGGTTGAAGCAGGTGAAAGCCTTGACTTCAGAGTAACTGAATTCTCTAAAGAAGATCGTAAGATCATCCTTTCTCATACATCTACGCACACTGAGAGCGCTGATGCTGCCCGCGTAGCTAAGGCTACCAAGAAAGCTCCTGCTGCTACAGGCGAGAAGAAAGAGAAAGCTCCGAAAGTTCAGAAAGAAGCTGACAAGTCTACTTTAGGTGACCTGGATGCACTATCTGCTCTGAAAGAGAAGATGATGGACAACGAGAAAGAAGCTGGCGTTAAGAAACTGGAGGCTGCTGCAAAGAAGTCTAAAGGTTCTGACGAAGAAGCATCTGAAGAAGAGAGCAACGCTTAA
- a CDS encoding HNH endonuclease → MKDKVLILNQDFSAIAVCSVHKAFLLVYLDKAEMVTKSEEELRTITKVYPVPSVIRLQRYVHVPYYGIALSRHNIMRRDNYTCQYCGTVKNLTLDHLLPRSRGGGSNWLNLVTACSRCNTRKGDRTPEEAGLKLIRKPVKPSLQFFLKMHLNTSNQDWGVYLGMEK, encoded by the coding sequence ATGAAAGATAAAGTTCTCATCCTTAACCAGGACTTCAGCGCCATTGCTGTGTGCTCGGTGCACAAGGCTTTCCTGCTCGTTTACCTCGACAAAGCCGAAATGGTAACAAAGTCTGAAGAAGAACTGCGGACCATTACCAAAGTTTATCCTGTCCCTTCTGTTATCCGGTTGCAGCGCTATGTGCATGTGCCATACTATGGCATTGCCCTGAGCCGCCATAACATCATGCGCCGCGACAACTATACCTGCCAGTATTGCGGAACTGTAAAGAACCTGACCCTGGATCACCTGCTGCCGCGAAGCCGGGGAGGAGGGAGCAACTGGTTGAATCTGGTTACAGCATGCTCGCGTTGCAACACCCGCAAAGGCGACCGAACCCCCGAAGAAGCCGGCCTCAAACTTATCCGTAAACCGGTAAAACCATCGCTCCAGTTTTTCCTTAAAATGCACCTCAATACAAGCAATCAGGACTGGGGCGTTTACCTCGGGATGGAGAAATAG
- a CDS encoding C40 family peptidase translates to MDYGISMLSLVPMRAEPSNRAELVTQVLFGECYEIISRQDKWLRIRLATDGYQGWIDQNQHNIISKEYYQEWKQAQHPRSMDLVQVISSADDRIPVGIGCYLPFFDGMNVRIGEKTYLYNGRASNPESGSTIAQLVKVAQNFMKAPYLWGGKSVFGIDCSGFAQQVYGICGVQLPRDAYQQVTSGEEVHFVNQTLPGDLAFFDNDEGRIIHVGIVLEDQRIMHASGEVRIDTLDHNGIYNADRKRYSHKLRIIKRIFQA, encoded by the coding sequence TTGGACTACGGAATAAGTATGCTGAGCCTGGTGCCGATGCGCGCCGAACCATCTAACAGAGCTGAGCTGGTAACACAGGTGCTTTTTGGGGAGTGTTATGAGATCATCAGCCGTCAGGATAAGTGGTTGCGCATACGGCTCGCTACAGACGGTTACCAGGGCTGGATCGATCAGAATCAGCATAACATTATTTCAAAGGAATACTACCAGGAATGGAAGCAGGCGCAACACCCGCGTTCCATGGACCTGGTGCAGGTTATCAGTAGTGCCGATGATCGTATTCCGGTTGGTATTGGCTGTTATTTGCCTTTCTTTGATGGAATGAACGTGCGTATAGGCGAGAAGACTTACCTGTACAATGGCCGCGCATCCAACCCTGAATCAGGGTCAACTATAGCTCAGCTGGTAAAAGTAGCCCAGAACTTTATGAAAGCCCCTTACCTGTGGGGAGGTAAATCGGTTTTCGGGATAGATTGCTCCGGATTTGCGCAGCAGGTGTATGGGATTTGCGGCGTGCAGCTGCCCCGCGATGCGTACCAGCAGGTTACCAGCGGCGAAGAAGTACATTTCGTGAATCAGACCCTGCCCGGTGACCTTGCCTTTTTTGATAACGACGAAGGCCGCATCATACACGTAGGTATCGTTTTAGAAGACCAGAGGATCATGCATGCCAGCGGTGAGGTCCGCATCGATACCCTGGACCATAATGGCATTTACAACGCCGACCGCAAGCGTTATTCTCATAAACTCCGCATTATTAAGCGCATTTTTCAGGCATAG
- the smpB gene encoding SsrA-binding protein SmpB — MAKEKDRIKKHVNIVNRRASFEFQFLDKYTAGVMLKGTEIKSVREGKVNMQDGYCVFQNGELWLHNTHISTYTEGTHYNHEPMRARKLLLNKRELKKLEKGAEEQGVTIIPTRFFVSDRGFAKVEIALARGKKLYDKRQDIKEKDVKREMDRSGY; from the coding sequence ATGGCCAAAGAAAAGGACAGAATAAAGAAGCACGTAAACATCGTTAACCGCAGGGCATCCTTCGAGTTCCAGTTCCTGGACAAGTACACCGCCGGCGTGATGCTGAAGGGTACGGAGATAAAATCGGTACGTGAGGGTAAGGTGAACATGCAGGACGGTTACTGTGTGTTCCAGAATGGGGAACTATGGCTGCACAATACGCACATCTCTACCTACACCGAAGGCACGCACTATAACCATGAGCCCATGCGTGCCCGCAAACTGCTGCTGAATAAACGCGAACTCAAAAAGCTGGAAAAAGGAGCAGAAGAGCAGGGGGTAACTATAATTCCGACCCGATTTTTTGTGAGTGACCGCGGTTTCGCCAAAGTAGAGATAGCGCTGGCTCGCGGTAAGAAACTATACGATAAGCGCCAGGACATCAAAGAAAAGGATGTGAAGCGCGAAATGGACCGAAGCGGGTATTAA
- a CDS encoding thioesterase family protein, with protein MTNPFQIGDTRVYQKLVTAADFARFEDGLVHAVCSTFSLAQAAEWAGRLFVLEMKEEDEEGIGIFLIINHKSPAFEGETIAIKAILSEVNGNEVICRFEAYVGDRLVADGETGQKILKKKN; from the coding sequence ATGACTAACCCTTTCCAGATAGGCGATACCAGAGTTTACCAGAAGCTTGTAACTGCTGCTGATTTTGCGCGTTTTGAGGATGGCCTGGTACATGCGGTTTGTTCTACGTTTTCGCTGGCGCAGGCTGCGGAGTGGGCGGGCCGGTTGTTTGTGTTGGAGATGAAAGAAGAAGATGAAGAAGGAATAGGCATCTTTCTGATTATCAATCATAAAAGCCCCGCTTTTGAAGGTGAAACTATAGCTATAAAAGCGATACTTTCGGAAGTGAACGGGAATGAAGTGATCTGCCGGTTTGAGGCGTATGTAGGCGATAGATTGGTAGCTGACGGAGAAACCGGTCAGAAAATTTTGAAAAAGAAAAATTAG
- the tsaD gene encoding tRNA (adenosine(37)-N6)-threonylcarbamoyltransferase complex transferase subunit TsaD gives MTELTILAIESSCDETSAAVIRGGKVLSNIIATQAVHEKYGGVVPELASRAHQQNIIPVVTEALNTANVTKNELSAVAFTRGPGLLGALLVGCTFAKSFALGLNIPLIDVNHMQAHILAHFIDDPKPNFPFLCLTVSGGHTQIVLVKDHLDMEIIGQTTDDAVGEAFDKTAKMLGLPYPGGPMLDKAAAQGNPNAFEFPVGNMPGYDYSFSGIKTSVLYFLRDRTKENPNFVQENINDICASVQHTLIKTLLKKVVQATKDLGIKEVAIAGGVSANSGLRSTLQEYAKRYNWNVYIPAFQYCTDNAAMIAMTAHYQYLKGDFATQYASPDPRMKL, from the coding sequence ATGACCGAACTTACAATTTTAGCTATTGAATCTTCCTGCGACGAGACCTCGGCAGCCGTTATACGCGGCGGCAAAGTATTGTCGAATATAATTGCTACTCAGGCCGTACACGAAAAGTATGGCGGCGTGGTACCAGAACTGGCTTCGCGGGCACATCAGCAAAACATTATTCCTGTTGTAACCGAAGCCCTGAACACAGCAAATGTAACTAAAAATGAGTTAAGTGCAGTAGCTTTTACGCGTGGCCCCGGCCTTTTAGGTGCCTTGCTGGTTGGCTGCACTTTTGCCAAGTCGTTTGCGCTGGGTCTAAACATCCCCCTGATAGATGTAAACCACATGCAGGCACACATCCTGGCTCATTTTATAGATGACCCGAAACCTAACTTTCCGTTCCTGTGCCTGACCGTTAGTGGCGGCCATACCCAGATCGTTTTGGTAAAAGACCACCTGGATATGGAGATCATCGGGCAAACTACCGACGATGCCGTTGGAGAGGCCTTCGATAAAACTGCCAAAATGCTGGGCCTGCCTTACCCCGGCGGACCGATGCTCGATAAGGCTGCCGCGCAAGGTAACCCGAATGCGTTCGAGTTCCCGGTAGGCAACATGCCCGGCTACGACTACTCATTCAGCGGAATCAAAACATCAGTGCTATACTTCCTGAGAGATAGAACGAAAGAGAACCCGAACTTTGTACAGGAAAACATAAATGATATTTGCGCCAGCGTACAGCATACGTTAATAAAGACCTTGCTGAAGAAAGTGGTACAGGCAACAAAGGATTTAGGTATAAAAGAAGTGGCGATTGCCGGCGGCGTATCTGCCAATTCGGGCCTTCGGTCTACGCTTCAGGAGTACGCCAAACGCTATAACTGGAACGTATACATACCAGCCTTTCAGTATTGCACCGATAATGCAGCAATGATAGCCATGACGGCTCATTACCAGTACCTTAAAGGAGACTTTGCGACGCAGTATGCCAGCCCGGATCCGAGGATGAAACTATAA